From the genome of Xylocopilactobacillus apis:
TAAGGCTCCGCATAAGAAATAGATCAAACCGGCAGCTGGCGCTACTATTGCAAAAATAATTGAAATACCAACTAGAAAAATTAAACCAATAAAAAGCGGCACAATTGTATGGGCATAGAAAATTTCCATTGCCTCGATATCACTGCCCACCATTTTTAATAAATCTGCTGATTTTTTTTGATCTAAACCAGCAGGAGCTAATTTTTGAATCTTTTGATAAACCAGATTACGAATGGTTGCCAGAATCTTAAAAGCAACATAATGACCGCTATATTGTTCAGCAAAAGCAGTAATTCCACCAACAATAATAAAAATTAAAATTAGCCAGAGAGAATTTATTGAAAACGCTGACTGACTCAACATAGAGCCAGTAAACCAAGCTACAACTACTTGAACTGACTCGGCCACTAGACCGCATAAAAGGCTCAAAATTAAAGCAGGTATTAACGGTCTAACAAAACTAATCATTCGTTTAATCATAATTCTGCCTCCAAGTCTTTTTGCGTGGACATCATCTTTTTAAAGGCATCATTTTGTTGATCAAGTTCATCAACTGTTCCCAAAACGAAATGACGATCTGTCAGAAAATAAATAAAATCTAGTTGATCAATAATTGTCCACTCATGTGTTATCAAAAGCACGATTTTTTGAGCAGCCAGCTTTTTAATTGCTTTTAAAATGATTTTGCTGTTATTGGAATCAATACTTGCAGTAACCTCATCAAAAATGTAAACATCTTTATTCATCAAGATCAGGCGGGCAAAAGCTATTTGCTGTCTTTGTCCTGGTGAAAGTAATTTTCCTCCCTCACCTACTTGCGTGTTAAATCCTTCCGGCAGCTTTTCAACAAATTCGCACAGACCTAGATCTTTTAGATATCCTTGCCAATCACTATTAAATCCTTCTCCCAGGGTTAAATTTTCTTTAATCGTACCTGAAAATAGATAAGGCTGGGCACTTAAATATCCCACTCGCTGCGCTAATAAATTTGTAGATTCATTTTGATTGTCAGCACTTAGACAAGATACAATCCCACTAGAAATTTTTAGCTGCCCTCTTAGGACCTGGGCAAGTGTGCTTTTGCCGCTTCCATTATGACCAACTAGTCCATAAAGTTTTCCAGGTTTTAAATCAAAATTGGCATTCTCCCAAAGTAATGGTTTATCTGGATATGCAAATGAGGCATCTTCAACTTTAATTTCGTTGATTGATTCAACAGTAGAGTCTTTTTTGAATTCAGTTGGTGTTTTAGCATGATCAATAATATGGAAAATATGAGTCATTGCGGGTTTGGTGGACATAATAATATGGACAAAATAACCCAGCTGCCTTTCAGTAATTAAAAGTTCGGCCATTAAGACCCAAAGCACTAAACTTTGAGCAAGAGACATATTTTGATTTTTAAGATTAAACCAGAGCATTGCTGAACCAACAGCTAAAGTTCCAAAAATTAAACTATTTAAAATCAGTAATGACTGCAGCTGATACTTTAGCAGATCCATAGTTTTTTGTCGGAAAAATTCTGATTTTTCACTGAAAGAATCACGATAGCGCGTATCAGCTTTGTATACCATTAAAGTGTTAATTCCGTGTAAGTCGTCAATAAAGCGATGTCCCATTGAAAGCCAGCCATTCATATAAGCCCAATTTACCTGCGGACCAACTTTTTGGAGTAACATCATTCCTACCCCAATTAATAAAATACAAATAATTGGTAAAATCCAGACCCACGAGTGCCATGCAATTGCTAAGATCAACAATAATATATAAGATAAAAATTCAGCACAGA
Proteins encoded in this window:
- a CDS encoding ATP-binding cassette domain-containing protein, giving the protein MIKRLFSYGKAGRMGALQQIVNEWLIMVLPVLTAAVIFFWYQTGTINFTLTSILIAILVLTIIYFNLPRARSRIEQWTITAKQQIRKEYLQGVFNTDPVKAEKLNAETVINRDLQGIDRLNVFYNSVFPSFCAEFLSYILLLILAIAWHSWVWILPIICILLIGVGMMLLQKVGPQVNWAYMNGWLSMGHRFIDDLHGINTLMVYKADTRYRDSFSEKSEFFRQKTMDLLKYQLQSLLILNSLIFGTLAVGSAMLWFNLKNQNMSLAQSLVLWVLMAELLITERQLGYFVHIIMSTKPAMTHIFHIIDHAKTPTEFKKDSTVESINEIKVEDASFAYPDKPLLWENANFDLKPGKLYGLVGHNGSGKSTLAQVLRGQLKISSGIVSCLSADNQNESTNLLAQRVGYLSAQPYLFSGTIKENLTLGEGFNSDWQGYLKDLGLCEFVEKLPEGFNTQVGEGGKLLSPGQRQQIAFARLILMNKDVYIFDEVTASIDSNNSKIILKAIKKLAAQKIVLLITHEWTIIDQLDFIYFLTDRHFVLGTVDELDQQNDAFKKMMSTQKDLEAEL